ACGAATGGATTTTAAGCGACGCTGATATTTTTCTGAAAACTCAGGTTGTACGCTCAAAAAGGCAGCAATGATTATGCAAAAAACAGCCTGGTGGGGTAGGGATATATACCAACAACAGGGAAAGAATGCAAACGACAAAATAAGGCTGTATAGTTTATTTTGCGATAGATTTTCCATTGGAATGAAGGTCGTATTGCCCTCTGATGGTTGCGTAAATTTATGCTGTTTTAGGCTGTTGCAGAGGTGCCCGGCTATGCTCAAAGAGTGTGCCAAAAGACAGTCGGTGTTTGTAGCCTTTGTGTATCTTTAGTGAGAAAATCAACACTAACGTGCCGGGGAAAAGAAAAAAATGACCATTTTTGAATACATTACCGACAATAGCCGGTGTAGGTTTGGGTGCTGTAAAATTCGGGGAATTTCATAAGTTGGAAGGTTCCGGGCAGCAGTGATGTGTAATGCGGAAAAGCCCGCATCGTTGGGGGCGTATTCCGAAGAAATTTAAATTATATTCTCCGCCGGCAGCCTTACTTCGAATGTGGTTCCCTTTCCTTCCACGCTCCTTACACTGATACTGCCCCTGTTACGCTTCACAAAACGCCCCACCGTAATAAGTCCCATCCCCATACCATCTTGGCCGATCTGGGCTTTTTGGGGAGCATCAAACACACGCTGGATCACGGCCGCTTTCCGTGCAGGTATTCCGCCTGCATCGTCGGTAAACTCTAACACTATGGCAGGGGATTGAACTTTGGCGGAAATACGTAAATTGCCTGCTTGCGAAAGAGCCTTAAAGGAATTGTCTATCAGGTTTCGTACGATCAAATCAAACGCATTGGGGTCAACATAAGCCATAAGGTTTTTGTCGACAACTATTTCAAAACGAACGTTTTTTAGGATGTTTACCCCTGCATATAAATCCACAATATCCTGTACTCGCTCATAAACAGGCAAGGGTTCAGGCTCATAAGGCAGCGATTCCTGCTGCGACATGGCCCAAGCCACTAAATTGTCAAGCATTTTTTGAAGCCGTACCCCTGACTCGTCGATGGCTACTGAAAGCTGTTCGATAGCCGTGTAGTTTTGCCTGCGTAAATGAAACCCTATCAACGCTTTAATACCTTGAAAAGCGTACATCGGGCGGCGCAAATCGTGTGCTACAATGCCAAACAGCTGATCGCGGGCTTTGGTAAGGTTGTGAAGGTGAGTATTGGCTTGGCGCAGGCGCAATCCCAGATACCCTAACACCAAAGCTACGACCACCGCTATGCCCAACAGGGTCAGAATAAAACGATTGCGGTTTGCTGTTTTGACTTGTTCAAGGGTTAATTCGGCTATTTGCTTTTGCTTATTTTCGGCCTGAAATTCAATCAATTTTTGCTCGCGTTCCCGAACGTAAATAGTATCCTGTATCATTATAATACTGTCTGCATAGCTCAAAGCTTCTTTGTAGCGACCTCTGCGTGCCATTTCTTCTTTAAATGATATATACAGATTCAGTAAGTCGAAAGGGTCATAAGTGTTGGGATTATAACGAATCAGTTTTGCAACTTTCCTGCTTAAAGCCAATCGCTCATCGTAACGCCCCAAAAACTCGCAATCGTTGGCTAAGTTTTGAGTACGCGTAATAATTTCATTGATTTGATCGGGTTTGAGCCGTGCCAAAATCGCTTTATTAAGGGCGTATGAGGCGGCATAGTCTTGCTGATAATAATAGGTGACAGCGAGAAAACCTTTGAATAAATTCACCGCATATTGGTACTGAGGATTGTTTTCGCACAAATGAAGGGCTGCTTTGATTAATCGTATGATGGCTTTGTTGTCACCGTCGGGTTTGCCGGCTAAAAAAAAATGCTCGCTGCCCACAACATCTAAATAGTCATGGGGATTAAATCGAGCGCTTAGCAATTGCTTTGCTCTGAGCAGGTAGTTCTTAGCGGCATATCTGTCGCCTTTTTCCAGCAGAGTTACATCATAATTTGAGTACACTAAACTCGTAAGTACATAAATTATTCCCGAGGTATCTTTCAGAGCCTCAAATTTGCCTAAGATTTTGAGTTTATCTTTGATAGTTGCACTATTCTGATGTTCGCCAAATATTTTTCCAACGGGGTGATTGAGGCGTTGCGATAATCGGGTAATTTCGGTGGTATGCCGTTTTAGCCGATTAAGAAACATATAACCATATGTTCTCTCTAACCGTATCAGATTTTTCAACCGTTCCTCGGTAAGTTGAGGGTGAGTTTTCAGCCAATTTTCGAGGCTGTCAACGTTGTTGGTGGGATACGTATCGGAAAAAGTGAAATGTTGTGCGTGAGAGGGCGAGAGAAAGATACCCAAAAACAGGGTATACAGTACTTTGTACATATTATGCGTATTGTTTGCTCAAAAATACCCCATACAGCGTTTATTTTTGTATAAACGGGCATATTTTATGGTATAATCCGAGTCAGTCGGGCAATGGTATTACGGCGGTAGGCACGGCCGATGGGAAGGGTCTTTCCATGGGTAACGATAATGCCGGCCGTCAGATCCATGCGCTTCACAAAATCCG
Above is a window of Runella slithyformis DSM 19594 DNA encoding:
- a CDS encoding sensor histidine kinase is translated as MYKVLYTLFLGIFLSPSHAQHFTFSDTYPTNNVDSLENWLKTHPQLTEERLKNLIRLERTYGYMFLNRLKRHTTEITRLSQRLNHPVGKIFGEHQNSATIKDKLKILGKFEALKDTSGIIYVLTSLVYSNYDVTLLEKGDRYAAKNYLLRAKQLLSARFNPHDYLDVVGSEHFFLAGKPDGDNKAIIRLIKAALHLCENNPQYQYAVNLFKGFLAVTYYYQQDYAASYALNKAILARLKPDQINEIITRTQNLANDCEFLGRYDERLALSRKVAKLIRYNPNTYDPFDLLNLYISFKEEMARRGRYKEALSYADSIIMIQDTIYVREREQKLIEFQAENKQKQIAELTLEQVKTANRNRFILTLLGIAVVVALVLGYLGLRLRQANTHLHNLTKARDQLFGIVAHDLRRPMYAFQGIKALIGFHLRRQNYTAIEQLSVAIDESGVRLQKMLDNLVAWAMSQQESLPYEPEPLPVYERVQDIVDLYAGVNILKNVRFEIVVDKNLMAYVDPNAFDLIVRNLIDNSFKALSQAGNLRISAKVQSPAIVLEFTDDAGGIPARKAAVIQRVFDAPQKAQIGQDGMGMGLITVGRFVKRNRGSISVRSVEGKGTTFEVRLPAENII